One region of Leucoraja erinacea ecotype New England chromosome 10, Leri_hhj_1, whole genome shotgun sequence genomic DNA includes:
- the tmem69 gene encoding transmembrane protein 69 isoform X2, with product MFVSLMQRCFQTTKKIEKLTSWFPNESRKITTHHLLMPYMQRIPLHQNIKCLERSATSRIQMNSFHVSSQASKMKKVQEPEKRELDLIRYDFKELKNSPKAALYLGCGGLIPFVSAPLIMAVTETYFPEVAFAQIAYGASILSFLGGVRWGFSIPENSPAKPDWLNLGNSLVPSLFAWIALLFHDNLTEAAILVIMGLGIALHYDLNLLPGYPNWFRALRTVLTVVATFSLVALIIVKNTYPEKKLVSNEK from the coding sequence ATTGAGAAATTGACATCATGGTTTCCAAATGAATCGAGAAAAATCACTACCCATCATTTATTAATGCCTTATATGCAAAGAATTCCCTTGCACCAAAACATTAAGTGCCTCGAAAGATCAGCAACTTCCCGAATTCAGATGAACTCTTTTCATGTGTCCTCTCAAGCATCCAAGATGAAGAAAGTACAGGAACCAGAGAAACGTGAATTAGACTTGATAAGATATGACTTTAAAGAACTGAAGAACAGTCCCAAAGCTGCCCTCTATCTTGGTTGTGGTGGATTAATTCCTTTTGTCTCGGCTCCTCTGATCATGGCCGTTACGGAAACATATTTCCCTGAAGTAGCTTTTGCCCAAATAGCATATGGAGCATCAATACTGTCCTTTCTTGGAGGGGTACGGTGGGGATTTTCAATTCCAGAAAACAGCCCTGCAAAACCTGACTGGCTGAATCTGGGAAACAGTTTGGTTCCTTCTTTATTTGCCTGGATAGCCCTACTCTTTCATGACAATCTCACAGAGGCAGCTATTTTGGTTATCATGGGTCTTGGTATAGCGTTACATTATGACTTAAACTTACTCCCAGGTTATCCAAATTGGTTTAGAGCACTTCGAACAGTGCTGACTGTGGTAGCAACATTCTCTTTGGTTGCTTTAATAATAGTAAAAAATACATATCCTGAGAAAAAGTTAGtttcaaatgaaaaataa